In the genome of Neisseria animaloris, one region contains:
- the nuoH gene encoding NADH-quinone oxidoreductase subunit NuoH, whose amino-acid sequence MQEWFQALLGNEIGLIVSIVLKIVIILIPLILTVAYLTYFERKVIGYMQLRVGPNVTGPFGLIQPFADVLKLLFKEVTRPKLSNKALFYIGPMMSLMPAFAAWAVIPFSDEWLLTNVDAGLLYILMITSLSVYGVIIAGWASNSKYSFLGAMRSSAQTISYEIAMGAALVCVVMVSGSMNFKEIVASQAQGIAGGSIFSWNWFALFPVFIVYLISAVAETNRAPFDVAEGESEIVAGFHVEYSGFAFALFFLAEYIFMILIGALTAIMFLGGWLSPFPQSWGIIGTPSAFWMFLKMAFILYGYLWIRATFPRYRYDQIMRLGWKVLIPVTFVCIVLLGLWMISPLSLWS is encoded by the coding sequence ATGCAGGAATGGTTCCAAGCCTTGTTGGGTAATGAGATCGGCTTAATCGTTTCGATTGTGCTGAAAATCGTGATTATCTTGATCCCGTTGATTTTGACGGTGGCTTATCTTACCTACTTCGAGCGTAAGGTAATCGGCTATATGCAGCTGCGCGTCGGCCCTAACGTAACCGGCCCGTTTGGTTTGATTCAGCCGTTTGCCGACGTGTTGAAGTTGCTGTTTAAAGAAGTTACCCGCCCCAAACTGTCGAATAAAGCGTTGTTTTATATCGGCCCGATGATGTCGCTGATGCCTGCGTTTGCAGCTTGGGCGGTGATTCCGTTTTCTGATGAATGGCTGCTGACCAATGTGGATGCGGGTTTGCTGTATATTCTGATGATTACCTCTTTATCGGTGTATGGTGTGATCATTGCGGGTTGGGCTTCCAACTCCAAATATTCATTCTTAGGTGCCATGCGTTCTTCAGCCCAAACCATTTCTTACGAAATTGCCATGGGTGCGGCATTGGTATGTGTGGTAATGGTTTCGGGTAGCATGAATTTCAAAGAAATTGTTGCCAGCCAAGCCCAAGGCATTGCCGGCGGTTCGATTTTCTCTTGGAACTGGTTTGCTTTGTTCCCCGTATTCATCGTGTATCTGATTTCCGCCGTAGCCGAAACCAACCGTGCACCGTTCGACGTTGCCGAAGGCGAGTCGGAAATCGTGGCCGGTTTCCATGTGGAGTATTCGGGCTTTGCATTTGCCCTGTTCTTCCTTGCCGAATATATTTTCATGATTCTGATCGGTGCGCTTACCGCCATCATGTTCTTAGGCGGTTGGCTGTCTCCGTTCCCGCAAAGCTGGGGTATTATCGGTACGCCGAGCGCATTTTGGATGTTCTTGAAAATGGCCTTTATCCTTTACGGCTATTTGTGGATTCGTGCCACTTTCCCGCGTTACCGTTACGACCAAATTATGCGCTTGGGCTGGAAAGTGCTGATTCCGGTAACTTTTGTGTGCATCGTATTGCTCGGTTTGTGGATGATTTCGCCCCTAAGCCTATGGTCGTAG
- a CDS encoding NADH-quinone oxidoreductase subunit A produces the protein MLANYFPVFVFILVGLIAGVVFLVLGNLLGPKRHYAEKDAPFECGFEAFENARMKFDVRYYLVAILFILFDLEIAFMFPWAVVFKDLGAFGFWSMFVFIVILTIGFVYEWKKGALEWE, from the coding sequence ATGTTGGCTAATTATTTTCCCGTATTCGTTTTTATTCTCGTCGGCCTGATTGCCGGTGTAGTGTTTCTCGTTTTGGGTAATCTGCTCGGTCCGAAACGGCACTATGCGGAAAAAGATGCCCCCTTTGAATGCGGCTTTGAAGCTTTTGAAAATGCGCGTATGAAATTCGACGTGCGTTACTATCTGGTTGCAATCTTATTTATTCTTTTTGATTTGGAAATCGCTTTCATGTTTCCGTGGGCAGTTGTGTTCAAAGATTTGGGCGCATTCGGTTTCTGGTCGATGTTCGTGTTTATCGTGATTCTCACGATAGGTTTTGTTTATGAATGGAAAAAAGGCGCTTTAGAATGGGAATAG
- the nuoG gene encoding NADH-quinone oxidoreductase subunit NuoG, whose protein sequence is MLQIEIDGKQIAVKQGATVMEAAHELGTYIPHFCYHKKLSIAANCRMCLVEVEKAPKPLPACATPVTDGMVVHTHSAKAKQAQEGVMEFLLINHPLDCPICDQGGECQLQDLAVGYGKSSSRYQEEKRSVVPKDMGPLVSAEEMSRCIHCTRCARFTEEIAGLQEIAMANRGEFSEIMPFIGKAVETELSGNVIDLCPVGALTSKPFRYDARSWELSRRKTISAHDALGSNLIVQTKDHTVRRVLPLENEAVNECWISDRDRFAYEGLYHESRLKTPKIKHGGQWHEVDWQTALEYVRKTLDCIQKEDGQDAVGIWANPMNTVEELYLAKKLSDGLNIKHFDTRLMQQDSRLAGSLKGAQWLGQSIESLGNADAVLVVGANLRKEQPLLTARLRRAAKSYMALSIIASSKEELHMPLLAQEAVHPNEWAGRLKNMAQDLENAVSGSLKNAEKAAIVLGAEVQNHPDYAAVYAAAQELADATGAVLGVLPQAANSVSADVLGVNRGNSIQEMLAQPKKAVLLLNVEPEIDVANGGKAVDALKQAQSVMAFTPFESETLREVCDVMLPIAPFTETSGSFISMEGRLQSFHGVVKGFADSRPLWKVLRVLGNVFELEGFEYDSSEQVLREAVNKESLPEKLNNRSTWQGEAVQTASGLVRVGGVGIYHTDAIVRRSAPLQATSHAQVPAARIHPNTLAALGLQDGEAVQAGQGSAAVGVRVSADAGLPENVVYLPLHSENAASGALMNTIELTRG, encoded by the coding sequence ATGTTACAAATTGAAATCGACGGTAAACAGATTGCAGTCAAGCAGGGTGCGACCGTAATGGAAGCGGCGCACGAGCTGGGCACTTATATCCCGCATTTCTGCTACCACAAAAAATTATCCATTGCCGCCAACTGCCGCATGTGCTTGGTGGAGGTGGAAAAAGCCCCCAAACCCTTGCCTGCCTGTGCCACGCCGGTAACAGACGGCATGGTGGTGCATACCCATTCCGCCAAGGCCAAGCAGGCGCAGGAAGGCGTGATGGAATTTCTGCTCATCAACCACCCGCTGGATTGCCCGATTTGCGACCAAGGCGGTGAGTGTCAGTTGCAGGATTTGGCCGTGGGTTACGGTAAATCGTCAAGCCGTTACCAAGAAGAAAAACGCTCGGTTGTGCCTAAAGATATGGGGCCGTTGGTGTCGGCGGAAGAAATGAGCCGCTGTATCCACTGTACCCGCTGTGCGCGCTTTACCGAAGAGATTGCCGGTTTGCAGGAAATCGCTATGGCCAATCGCGGCGAGTTTTCCGAAATCATGCCGTTTATCGGCAAAGCGGTGGAAACCGAGTTGTCCGGCAACGTGATTGATTTGTGTCCGGTGGGTGCCTTAACCAGCAAACCGTTCCGCTACGATGCCCGCTCTTGGGAATTGAGCCGCCGCAAAACCATTTCCGCACATGATGCTTTGGGCAGCAATTTAATCGTGCAAACCAAAGACCACACCGTACGCCGCGTGTTGCCGTTGGAAAATGAAGCCGTGAACGAATGCTGGATTTCCGACCGCGACCGCTTCGCCTACGAAGGCCTGTATCACGAAAGCCGTCTGAAAACCCCGAAAATCAAACACGGCGGCCAATGGCATGAAGTGGATTGGCAAACCGCGCTCGAATATGTGCGTAAAACCTTAGATTGCATTCAAAAAGAAGACGGCCAAGATGCGGTAGGTATTTGGGCCAACCCGATGAATACCGTTGAAGAGCTGTATCTGGCCAAAAAACTTTCAGACGGCCTCAATATCAAGCATTTCGACACACGCTTGATGCAGCAAGACAGCCGCCTTGCGGGCAGCTTGAAAGGTGCACAATGGCTGGGTCAAAGCATTGAAAGTTTGGGCAATGCCGATGCCGTGCTGGTTGTGGGCGCGAATCTGCGCAAAGAACAACCGCTGCTGACTGCCCGTTTGCGCCGCGCCGCTAAGTCTTACATGGCGTTGAGCATCATTGCCAGCAGCAAAGAAGAGCTGCATATGCCCCTGCTGGCACAAGAAGCCGTGCACCCGAACGAATGGGCAGGCCGTCTGAAAAACATGGCGCAAGACCTTGAAAACGCTGTTTCAGGTAGCCTGAAAAATGCCGAAAAAGCGGCAATCGTGTTGGGTGCCGAAGTGCAAAACCACCCCGATTATGCGGCGGTTTATGCTGCCGCTCAGGAATTGGCCGATGCCACCGGTGCGGTTTTGGGTGTTCTGCCGCAAGCCGCCAACAGCGTGAGTGCGGATGTGTTGGGCGTGAACCGCGGCAACAGCATTCAAGAAATGTTGGCGCAACCGAAAAAAGCGGTATTGCTGCTGAATGTAGAACCTGAAATCGACGTTGCGAACGGCGGTAAAGCGGTCGATGCATTGAAGCAAGCCCAAAGCGTGATGGCATTTACGCCGTTTGAAAGCGAAACCTTGCGCGAAGTGTGCGATGTGATGTTGCCGATCGCGCCGTTTACTGAAACATCGGGCAGCTTCATCAGCATGGAAGGCCGTCTGCAATCGTTCCACGGTGTGGTAAAAGGCTTTGCCGATTCGCGTCCGTTGTGGAAAGTTTTGCGTGTGCTGGGCAATGTGTTCGAGCTGGAAGGCTTCGAATACGACAGCAGCGAGCAAGTGTTGAGAGAAGCGGTAAACAAAGAAAGCCTGCCTGAAAAACTCAACAACCGCAGCACTTGGCAAGGCGAAGCCGTTCAGACGGCCTCCGGTTTGGTGCGCGTAGGCGGTGTGGGCATCTACCATACCGATGCGATTGTGCGCCGCTCCGCTCCGTTGCAAGCGACTTCACATGCACAAGTGCCTGCCGCCCGTATTCATCCTAACACCTTGGCTGCTTTGGGTTTGCAAGACGGCGAGGCCGTGCAGGCAGGGCAGGGCAGCGCGGCGGTTGGTGTGCGTGTAAGCGCCGATGCGGGCCTGCCTGAAAATGTTGTGTATCTGCCGCTGCATTCTGAAAATGCTGCGTCGGGTGCGTTGATGAACACTATCGAACTGACGCGGGGTTAA
- the nuoE gene encoding NADH-quinone oxidoreductase subunit NuoE → MLSAESLKLIDVELAKYPADQRRSAIMGALRIAQEEKRWLTPETIEFVADYVGIAPAAAYEVATFYNMYDLAPVGKYKLTVCTNLPCALRGGVNAAEYLKQKLGIGFGETTSDGLYTLMEGECMGACGDAPVMLVNNHKMCSFMTEEAIEQKLAELQ, encoded by the coding sequence ATGTTATCCGCAGAATCTTTAAAACTGATAGATGTTGAATTGGCGAAATACCCTGCCGACCAACGCCGTTCCGCCATCATGGGCGCATTACGCATTGCCCAAGAAGAAAAACGCTGGCTCACGCCCGAAACCATAGAGTTTGTGGCCGATTATGTCGGCATCGCACCGGCAGCCGCTTACGAAGTCGCCACTTTCTACAATATGTACGACCTCGCCCCCGTAGGCAAATACAAACTCACCGTCTGCACCAACCTGCCTTGCGCCCTGCGCGGCGGTGTGAATGCAGCCGAATACCTGAAACAGAAACTCGGCATCGGCTTTGGCGAAACCACTTCAGACGGCCTCTATACCTTAATGGAAGGCGAGTGCATGGGCGCATGCGGCGATGCCCCCGTGATGCTGGTAAACAACCACAAAATGTGCAGTTTTATGACTGAAGAAGCGATTGAGCAAAAATTGGCGGAATTGCAGTAA
- a CDS encoding NuoB/complex I 20 kDa subunit family protein: MGIEGVLKKGFITTSADTVLNYMRTGSLWPVTFGLACCAVEMMQAGASRYDLDRFGIIFRPSPRQSDLMIVAGTLCNKMAPALRRVYDQMAEPRWVLSMGSCANGGGYYHYSYSVVRGCDRIVPVDVYVPGCPPTAEALIYGLIQLQQKIKRTSTIARD, from the coding sequence ATGGGAATAGAAGGCGTTTTGAAAAAAGGTTTCATTACCACCAGTGCAGATACTGTGCTCAACTATATGCGTACTGGCTCGTTGTGGCCGGTAACGTTCGGTTTGGCTTGCTGCGCGGTTGAAATGATGCAGGCTGGTGCGTCGCGTTACGACCTCGACCGATTCGGGATTATTTTCCGACCCTCTCCGCGGCAGTCCGATTTGATGATTGTGGCCGGTACCCTGTGCAACAAAATGGCACCCGCCTTGCGCCGCGTATACGACCAGATGGCCGAGCCCCGCTGGGTGTTGTCGATGGGGTCTTGTGCCAACGGCGGCGGTTACTACCACTATTCTTACTCAGTGGTGCGTGGTTGCGACCGCATCGTACCGGTAGACGTTTATGTGCCCGGTTGCCCGCCGACAGCCGAAGCATTGATTTACGGTTTGATTCAGCTCCAACAAAAAATCAAACGCACATCAACGATTGCACGGGATTAG
- the nuoF gene encoding NADH-quinone oxidoreductase subunit NuoF, which yields MAIFQSGVIFENVDTRNPDCWHLEAYQARGGYQALRKILTENMSQDDVIAEVKTSGLRGRGGAGFPTGLKWSFMPRSFPGAKYVVCNTDEGEPGTFKDRDIINFNPHALIEGMIIAGYAMGAEAGYNYIHGEIFEGYQRFEEALAEARQAGFLGKNIMGTDFSFELFAAHGYGAYICGEETALLESLEGKKGQPRFKPPFPASYGLYGKPTTINNTETFASVPFIIRDGGQTFADKGIENAGGTKLFSISGHVERPGNYEVPLGTPFAKLLEMAGGMKDGKKLKAVIPGGSSAPVLPGEVMMTLNMDYDSIAKAGSMLGSGAIIVMDEDVCMVKALERLSYFYHEESCGQCTPCREGTGWLYRVVHRIAEGKGRPEDLDLLDSVGNNMAGRTICALADAAVFPVRSFTKHFRHEFEHYIEHGKPAKEHKWC from the coding sequence ATGGCTATTTTCCAATCAGGCGTGATTTTTGAAAACGTCGATACCCGTAATCCCGACTGTTGGCACTTGGAAGCATACCAAGCGCGCGGCGGCTACCAAGCGCTGCGTAAAATCCTGACTGAAAACATGTCGCAAGACGACGTGATTGCCGAAGTCAAAACTTCGGGCTTGCGCGGCCGTGGCGGTGCGGGCTTCCCCACCGGTTTGAAATGGAGCTTTATGCCCCGTTCCTTCCCCGGTGCGAAATACGTCGTCTGCAACACCGATGAAGGCGAACCCGGCACATTCAAAGACCGCGACATCATCAACTTCAACCCCCATGCGTTGATTGAAGGCATGATCATTGCCGGATACGCAATGGGTGCGGAAGCAGGCTATAACTATATCCACGGCGAAATCTTCGAAGGTTACCAGCGTTTTGAAGAAGCTTTAGCCGAAGCCCGCCAAGCCGGTTTCTTGGGTAAAAACATCATGGGAACGGATTTCAGCTTCGAGCTGTTTGCCGCCCACGGTTACGGCGCATATATCTGCGGCGAAGAAACCGCATTGCTGGAATCGCTCGAAGGCAAGAAAGGCCAACCGCGTTTCAAACCGCCGTTCCCCGCTTCATACGGCCTGTACGGAAAACCCACCACCATCAACAATACCGAAACCTTTGCTTCGGTGCCGTTCATTATCCGTGACGGCGGACAGACTTTTGCCGACAAAGGCATCGAAAACGCAGGCGGCACCAAGCTGTTTTCCATTTCCGGCCACGTTGAACGCCCCGGCAACTACGAAGTGCCGTTAGGTACGCCGTTTGCCAAATTGTTGGAAATGGCCGGTGGCATGAAAGACGGCAAAAAACTCAAAGCCGTGATTCCCGGCGGTTCGTCAGCGCCTGTATTGCCCGGCGAAGTGATGATGACCTTGAACATGGATTACGATTCCATCGCCAAAGCAGGTTCCATGCTCGGTTCGGGCGCGATTATCGTGATGGACGAAGACGTGTGCATGGTCAAAGCGCTTGAACGCTTGAGCTACTTCTACCACGAAGAATCCTGCGGCCAATGTACTCCCTGCCGCGAAGGTACCGGCTGGTTATACCGCGTGGTGCACCGCATTGCCGAAGGCAAAGGCCGCCCCGAAGATTTGGACTTGCTCGATTCGGTCGGCAACAACATGGCCGGCCGCACCATCTGCGCCTTGGCCGATGCCGCCGTATTCCCCGTGCGCAGCTTTACCAAGCATTTCCGCCACGAGTTTGAACACTATATCGAGCATGGCAAACCGGCTAAAGAGCATAAGTGGTGTTAG
- a CDS encoding ABC transporter ATP-binding protein, whose amino-acid sequence MMKKIFDWFESRIDPYPDNAPATPPKGLWPFLWGSMEGMRGWILVLALMTVGIGIMEALLFQFMGKVVDWLGAYTPQTLWAEKGRALTGMAALMVFAVFWHFVASNVRLQTLQGVFPMRLRWNFHRLMLGQSLGFYQDEFAGRVSAKVMQTALAVRDTVMTLADMVVYVLVYFISSGVILAAFDGWLLLPFVCWIIAFGTVMRVLIPKLAKTAQRQADARSLMTGRITDAYSNITTVKLFSHGAREAGYAKQSMQEFMVTVHAQMRLATLLSTCNFIVSTSLTLSTTALGIWLWQNGQVGVGAIATATAMALRVNGLSQYIMWESARLFENIGTVNDGMVTLSKPQTILDKPAALPLKVEHGDIRFEHVDFSYEVGKPLLNGFNLHIKPGEKVGLIGRSGAGKSTIVNLLLRFYEPQSGAITIDGQSINDITQESLRAQIGLVTQDTSLLHRSVRDNIVYGRPDATEEEMYQAAEKAEAADFIPNLSDAKGRRGYDAHVGERGVKLSGGQRQRIAIARVMLKDAPILLLDEATSALDSEVEAAIQESLDKMMENKTVIAIAHRLSTIAAMDRLIVLDKGRIVEEGSHAELLEKNGLYAKLWAHQSGGFLADHIG is encoded by the coding sequence ATGATGAAGAAAATATTTGACTGGTTCGAATCCCGTATCGACCCTTATCCCGACAATGCACCGGCTACGCCGCCGAAAGGCTTATGGCCTTTCCTTTGGGGCAGCATGGAAGGCATGCGCGGTTGGATTTTGGTGCTGGCTCTGATGACTGTAGGCATTGGCATCATGGAAGCCCTACTGTTTCAATTTATGGGCAAAGTGGTCGATTGGCTGGGCGCATACACGCCGCAAACTCTGTGGGCGGAAAAAGGCCGGGCATTAACGGGCATGGCCGCGCTGATGGTGTTTGCCGTGTTTTGGCATTTCGTTGCGTCGAACGTGCGCCTGCAAACTTTGCAAGGCGTGTTTCCGATGCGCCTGCGCTGGAATTTCCACCGCCTGATGCTGGGGCAGAGCCTTGGGTTTTATCAGGACGAATTTGCCGGACGGGTTTCGGCCAAAGTGATGCAAACCGCGCTGGCGGTGCGCGATACGGTGATGACGCTGGCCGATATGGTGGTTTATGTGCTGGTGTATTTCATCAGCTCGGGCGTGATTCTGGCGGCGTTCGACGGCTGGCTGCTGCTGCCGTTCGTGTGTTGGATTATCGCGTTTGGCACCGTGATGCGCGTGCTGATTCCCAAGTTGGCGAAAACGGCACAGCGTCAGGCAGATGCCCGCTCGTTGATGACCGGCCGCATTACCGATGCCTATTCCAATATCACCACAGTTAAACTGTTTTCGCATGGTGCGCGAGAGGCAGGTTATGCCAAGCAGTCGATGCAGGAATTCATGGTAACGGTGCATGCACAAATGCGTTTGGCGACTTTGCTGTCGACTTGTAATTTTATTGTGAGTACGTCGCTCACCTTGTCCACCACCGCTTTAGGCATTTGGCTGTGGCAGAACGGGCAGGTCGGGGTAGGCGCGATTGCCACCGCCACCGCCATGGCTTTGCGCGTGAACGGGTTGTCGCAATACATCATGTGGGAATCGGCCCGTTTGTTTGAAAACATCGGCACCGTGAATGACGGCATGGTTACTTTGTCTAAACCGCAAACCATTTTAGACAAACCGGCCGCACTGCCGTTGAAAGTGGAGCATGGCGACATCCGTTTCGAGCATGTCGATTTTTCTTACGAAGTAGGCAAACCATTGCTCAACGGCTTTAACCTGCACATCAAACCGGGCGAAAAAGTCGGTTTGATCGGGCGTTCCGGTGCCGGTAAATCGACCATCGTTAATCTGTTGTTGCGCTTTTACGAACCGCAAAGCGGTGCCATCACCATCGACGGCCAAAGTATCAACGACATTACCCAAGAAAGCCTGCGCGCCCAAATCGGCTTGGTAACACAAGATACCAGCCTGCTGCATCGCTCCGTGCGCGACAACATTGTTTACGGCCGACCCGATGCCACCGAAGAAGAAATGTATCAGGCTGCCGAAAAAGCCGAAGCCGCCGATTTCATCCCTAATCTTTCCGATGCCAAAGGCCGCAGGGGATACGATGCACATGTGGGCGAAAGAGGCGTGAAACTTTCAGGCGGCCAGCGGCAGCGCATCGCCATCGCCCGCGTGATGCTGAAAGATGCACCGATTCTGCTGCTCGACGAAGCCACCAGCGCACTGGATTCCGAAGTGGAAGCGGCGATTCAGGAAAGTTTGGATAAGATGATGGAAAACAAAACCGTGATCGCCATCGCCCACCGTTTATCCACCATTGCCGCTATGGACAGACTGATTGTGCTTGATAAAGGACGTATCGTCGAAGAGGGCAGCCATGCCGAATTGCTGGAGAAAAACGGTTTGTATGCCAAACTGTGGGCGCACCAAAGCGGCGGATTTTTGGCAGACCACATAGGGTAA
- a CDS encoding NADH-quinone oxidoreductase subunit C, producing the protein MANVKTLHETATRILGDKASKVILALNEVTVECAAKDYSEVMNILRDHEELHFEQLVDLCGVDYSTYKNEVWEGKRFAVVSQLLSIKNNQRIRVRVWAADDDFPVVDSVTDIYNSADWYEREAFDLFGILFNNHPDLRRILTDYGFVGHPFRKDFPISGYVEMRYDEAEKRVIYQPVTIEPREITPRIVREENYGG; encoded by the coding sequence ATGGCAAATGTAAAAACCTTGCACGAAACCGCTACCCGTATTCTGGGCGATAAAGCCTCCAAAGTTATTCTGGCTTTGAATGAAGTAACGGTCGAATGTGCGGCAAAAGATTATTCGGAAGTAATGAACATTCTGCGCGACCATGAAGAACTGCATTTCGAGCAGTTGGTTGATTTGTGCGGAGTGGATTACAGCACGTATAAAAACGAAGTTTGGGAAGGCAAACGCTTTGCCGTAGTCAGCCAGCTTCTGTCTATCAAAAACAACCAACGCATCCGTGTGCGCGTGTGGGCGGCAGATGACGATTTTCCTGTTGTCGATTCCGTTACCGATATTTACAACAGCGCCGATTGGTACGAACGCGAAGCCTTCGACCTGTTCGGTATTCTGTTCAACAACCACCCCGATTTGCGCCGCATTCTCACCGACTACGGTTTTGTCGGCCATCCTTTCCGCAAAGATTTCCCGATTTCAGGCTATGTAGAAATGCGTTACGACGAAGCCGAGAAACGCGTGATTTACCAACCCGTAACCATCGAGCCGCGCGAAATTACCCCGCGCATCGTCCGCGAGGAGAACTACGGTGGCTAA
- a CDS encoding cation transporter: MVLQKTVFRIAQMDCSCEEQLIRMKLDDVVEVKKLQFNLSNKTLTVYHEDGGKSVLEHLQTLGWDIQCIEHTRVDSVEIPVEQQQKKLLYVVLVINFVFFLIESIAGWWSHSVGLIADSLDMLADSLVYFMALLAVGKSTIYKKNIAYWAGWFQITLAVMGLIEVLKRFWDFEMLPDFKMMMWVSCLALMANVVCLYLLRQNGSQEEHMQASMIFTSNDVLVNLGVIVAGALVLWWQSPYPDLIVGVIVFAWVILGAIRILKLAR, encoded by the coding sequence ATGGTTTTACAAAAAACTGTTTTTCGTATCGCACAAATGGATTGTTCTTGTGAAGAGCAGTTAATTCGCATGAAATTAGATGATGTGGTTGAAGTTAAAAAACTTCAGTTTAATTTATCAAATAAAACTTTAACGGTGTACCATGAAGATGGTGGTAAATCTGTTTTAGAACATCTACAAACATTGGGTTGGGACATTCAATGTATTGAGCACACGCGGGTTGATTCAGTAGAGATTCCTGTTGAGCAACAACAGAAAAAGTTGTTGTATGTGGTGTTAGTCATTAATTTTGTGTTCTTTCTGATTGAAAGTATTGCAGGGTGGTGGTCACACTCAGTAGGTTTGATAGCAGATAGTTTGGACATGTTGGCAGACAGCTTAGTTTATTTTATGGCTTTATTGGCTGTGGGTAAAAGTACGATTTATAAGAAAAATATTGCGTATTGGGCTGGGTGGTTTCAGATAACTTTAGCTGTAATGGGTCTTATAGAAGTGTTAAAACGATTTTGGGATTTTGAGATGTTACCTGATTTTAAAATGATGATGTGGGTGTCATGTTTGGCTTTAATGGCTAACGTAGTGTGTTTGTATTTATTGCGCCAAAATGGTAGTCAAGAAGAACATATGCAGGCTAGTATGATTTTTACTTCTAATGATGTATTGGTAAATTTGGGAGTGATTGTGGCAGGTGCTTTGGTATTATGGTGGCAATCACCCTATCCAGATTTGATTGTTGGTGTCATTGTATTTGCATGGGTAATTTTAGGTGCAATTAGAATATTGAAATTGGCACGATGA
- the nuoD gene encoding NADH dehydrogenase (quinone) subunit D, with product MANKLRNYTINFGPQHPAAHGVLRMILELEGETIVRADPHIGLLHRGTEKLAETRTYLQALPYMDRLDYVSMMVNEQAYCLAVEKLTGVEVPIRAQYIRVMFAEVTRILNHLMGIGSHALDIGAMTVFLYAFREREELMDLYEAVSGARMHAAYFRPGGVYRDLPDFMPKYESSKFRNAKVLKKLNEAREGTMLDFIEAFTERFPGCVDEYESLLTDNRIWKQRTVGIGVVSPERALQKGFTGVMLRGSGIEWDIRKKAPYDAYANVDFDIPVGVNGDCYDRYLCRINEMRESNRIIKQCVQWLKANPGPVIVDNHKVAPPKRTEMKMGMEDLIHHFKLFTEGMHVPEGETYAAVEHPKGEFGIYMISDGANKPYRLKIRAPGFAHLQGMDEMARGHMLADVVAIIGTQDIVFGEVDR from the coding sequence GTGGCTAATAAATTAAGAAACTACACCATCAACTTCGGCCCGCAGCACCCTGCCGCGCACGGCGTATTGCGTATGATTTTGGAGCTGGAAGGCGAAACCATCGTCCGTGCCGACCCGCATATCGGCCTTTTGCACCGCGGTACCGAAAAACTGGCCGAAACCCGCACCTACCTGCAAGCCCTGCCTTATATGGACCGCTTGGACTACGTTTCCATGATGGTCAACGAGCAGGCGTATTGTTTGGCAGTAGAAAAACTGACCGGAGTCGAAGTCCCTATCCGCGCCCAATACATCCGTGTGATGTTTGCCGAAGTAACCCGCATTCTGAACCACCTGATGGGTATCGGTTCCCATGCGCTCGATATCGGCGCGATGACTGTGTTTCTCTATGCTTTCCGCGAGCGCGAAGAGTTGATGGACTTATACGAAGCCGTATCCGGCGCCCGTATGCACGCGGCCTACTTCCGCCCCGGTGGTGTATATCGCGATTTGCCCGACTTCATGCCTAAATACGAATCGAGCAAATTCCGCAATGCCAAAGTGCTGAAAAAGCTCAACGAAGCCCGCGAAGGCACCATGCTCGATTTTATCGAGGCCTTTACCGAACGCTTCCCCGGTTGTGTAGACGAATACGAAAGCCTGCTCACCGACAACCGTATTTGGAAACAGCGTACCGTCGGCATCGGCGTGGTTTCGCCCGAACGCGCCCTGCAAAAAGGCTTTACCGGCGTGATGCTGCGCGGTTCGGGCATCGAATGGGATATCCGCAAAAAAGCCCCTTATGATGCCTATGCCAACGTTGATTTCGATATTCCCGTCGGCGTAAACGGCGACTGCTACGACCGCTATCTGTGCCGTATCAACGAAATGCGCGAATCTAACCGCATTATCAAACAGTGCGTGCAATGGCTCAAAGCCAACCCCGGTCCCGTGATTGTCGATAACCACAAAGTCGCGCCGCCCAAACGTACCGAAATGAAAATGGGTATGGAAGACTTGATTCACCACTTCAAACTGTTTACCGAAGGCATGCACGTGCCCGAAGGCGAAACCTATGCCGCAGTCGAGCACCCCAAAGGCGAGTTCGGCATTTATATGATTTCAGACGGCGCCAACAAACCTTACCGCCTGAAAATCCGTGCGCCCGGCTTTGCCCACCTGCAAGGCATGGACGAAATGGCACGCGGCCACATGTTGGCCGACGTGGTAGCCATCATCGGTACGCAAGACATCGTATTCGGAGAGGTAGACCGATAA